The Triticum aestivum cultivar Chinese Spring chromosome 4B, IWGSC CS RefSeq v2.1, whole genome shotgun sequence sequence CTTTTGGGAGGCAACCCACATGAATAAATTTATTTTGCTTTTGTTGTGTCTTGATGTTGTTACTACAGTAGCATCATCGTTGTATCTTTGCTTTTCAATTTTGTGCCAAGTATAGCCTCTGATTGCAAGAAAGTTCAAAAGTTGTGACGCGCTGCGCAGGAAACAGATTCTGTCCTTGGATAGAAAAAATCGTATAAAATCACCAGATCATCTTCTTAGTCTGAATTTTTTCGACAGCGTGCTCTATATAATTGTCTTTCAAGCGTCTGTTCTGAATTTTTtgattggagttgcagaagtaCCCCGAAAAAGTCATTTACTACCtgctgttctgtttttcacagattctgtccTGTTTTGCCTTTTCCTCATTTTGTGAGCCTTGAGCTTGCTTTttctttgcaaaaaccttttggTGATCTCGAGAAACAGTAGGCCTTCAAGAATATTCTTATTTCCAGCAAGGAACAATTACTTTATTAAGGGTACTAACCTCGCTAATCAGATTATGATGAGTTGTGTATGAAGGGAGTTTTCAAGTGTGCGAGGGAAGATGATAAAAAGATTCAGAAGTGTCAAACGCTCAAGCTTGGGATGCCCCCGTGCACCCCCAAGaaatattcaagaagactcaagcgtctaagcttggggatgccccccgtGCATCCCCTTCTCCATCGACATTATCAGTTCGTCTCCCGTTTCACTATATTTTTATCACTTCATGTGTTATGTGCtatacttggagcgtcttgtttttagtttcctttttagttttctttagctttcaATAATGAGTCGGAACTCAGCTTTATTTGTGTGGGAGAGAAACACGCTCCACTTCAACTAGAACATATCGTAGATTTTCATGTCTATCTTTGCTATGAGTGTTCTTTATTTTTCAATTGCTACTATCGTGCTTAGCTCTCAGTTTTCATGCTTATCTTTTTAAAGAGCTTTTGTTTAGTTGGTTGCTTGAACTCTCTTTAGTTGTCATGTTTATCTTATTAAGAGAGTTTGCTTCTGTTGGATTGATTGATATGTCTATGATAAAGATGCTACATGCATAATGGTGCTTAGTAGTTTATGTTTTCTTATGGTTAATCTCGAATAGCTGGGAGGTTTCCAATATGTTATTGGAGTACCAACATGGTTTGTTTGCCTATGATGTGGTATGGTCTAGTAATATCTTCCTTCGAGAATTTATTTTGATTGACTTGGCGTATGCTCACGCATATTCAAGACTGTAAAAAAAGTCTGTCAAGCCTTGATGATCTTTTGTTTCTGAATAGTGATATAACTGCCATGCCTGATTCAATGTTGCTTTGTCGCTCTGCATGATTATGACCGTCattgctctcttagttggtcgctcctagtcttttgctaacctccacctgtactaagcggactgactgcttgtgcatccaaaatcctttaaaccagttatgccatatgagtccaccataccttcctatacatggtatttacctgccattcctaaCGAAGACTTACATGTACCATCTCGAAATTATTCAAAAGGCACTTCTCTTTTTGTGCCTCTGTTTTAGCTCATGAGGAAGTGGTAGTTAGTTCATGATCTTTTTAAGTTGGATAAGTTTTACCCCTGGATTGCATGTATAATGTGCAAGCCCTTAATTTGAGAAGGAACTGGCATTGAGTGCGCCCGGCTCATAAAAGATAATACAACACACGAATCTTCCTTCACGCTTTGTCTATGAGAAATCAGAAAACTTTGGCAGTGATAAACAAAGGAGATTAAGAGGATGTTATGATCCTCACTCGGGAGTCGTTCCTCGAAACTTGTCCGACTTAAAAAGCGATTGAGCTATCTGCTAGCATTCGTTGACGAAACATGCATACTCTAAAAAAATATTTACTCTGTTTTTAAAACCAAGAGCTCTGGTACATGCTTTGTTTTTGTTTCCGACCATGGGTTTTCAACCTTGCCAACAAAAGCCATGGTTCGAGAGTCACCACCTTCTTTTAAAAGCACCAACTATTGAGAGCATGATTGCCATTCTTAGTGTAATGTGCATAGTCCCAAAGTAGCATTGTCTTGTGCATGATTGTTGTATCATTGTTCTGAAATCATTGTATCTAGTCGTCACTTAAACCTCGAAGGTgcccctgcatttatgttttgcttcaCTAAAGGGGGCAAGCGAGATATCACTTTATCATATTTCACACCATGCTCATTACAAATCTTTTTGATGCTTCAATTTCATGTTGTAGAACTTTTAGTTCTTTGTGATTTTCTCGTGAGGTAGCAAAATTACTACAGACTCATTGTCTCAGTAAGCTTTTGTCATGTGACTTTGAAAAGTCCTTGTATGGTTAATAGCATGTCACCACAGAAAttattctttttatcatttacctactcgaggacgagcaggcattaagcttggggatgttgatacgtccaaaacgtatctataatttctgcttgctccatgcctcttttgggtgatattgctatgatatttatacacttccatacatttttgatcatatttggactaacctattaactcagtgcaccccagtgccagtttctgttttctgctgtTTTTGTATTTCAGTTTTTCCCGTCACGTAAACTGCCagaaaaattccagaaaaattatataaaaaatcagCGTTCCGGAAGGTTCCACGCAGCCGAAGGGCagccggaggggggccaccagggcccCAGGCGGCCTGGCGGCGCGGGCCAGGCCCTGGCCGCGCCAGGTGGCCGCCTAGGCCCCCTAGGCCCCGGCTGGCGCTCCCCTTTGGCATATATTTACACCTCGTCCAGAAACCCTCGAGGACGGAACCCTTTTTCGCGATCTCGCCTctgttccgccgccgccgcgcttccaagatcgggagcgccaggagaactcttctcggcaccctgccggaggggaggatcACCACCGGGAGCTTCTCCACCGCCATGGACGCCTCCCGGATGAGTCGTGAGTAGTCCCCCTTGGACCATGGGTCCatgaccagtagctatgtgatgttctcctcccCTTCTTGTGCTTCACTAATTAGACCTCGTGAGCTGCCCTACATGATCGAGGCACATATGTAATCTGTATGCTGTTGCTATGCtgagtttgctgggatccgatggattgtgagATTATGTTCAGATTGTGTATGAGTAATATATTTGATTTACCTCTTTTATATTTATGTTCGTAAGTAATTCTTGCATGTTCTCCGTTGCTATTTATTGCTTTGGCCGAGTAGTAGGTAGTGACTCCAAGAGGGAACGTCATGCTCGATTGTGGGTTCATGCCCCTCGATGACTAGCTTGAGTGACAGAAACATGAGTCTAGGGGATGTGCTGTTGCCACAAGggggaaaacaacggtgcttgtgCCCGCGGGTGCAAGGACTGTTTACTTTACGCAAAGTTCTTTTAATGCAGTTGTCTGTTGCTTTGAGTTTACACTTCGGGTGGGGCTCGCAACTTAATACCAGCGAGATGTTCTGGATAGATATCTCAAGGTGGatgattagtagtagatgtagttggATTTCGGTCTACTTACCTTGGCGTACCGCCCATGCTTTGAACCTCAACCTCTCTTGCAGCATAGTTAGCATTGGTTTGCGCAcgcaattctgtcaattgcccagctgtaatttgtttacctCGCATAGCTGTTTTATCGTCTTTTGGGAGAGAGACATCACTAGTGAACATCATGGGACCCCGGTCCATATTACCATCATTGATCACATCTACTATTTACTTTACGCTTTTATTTACTATTTGCATTAATACCTATCACTACTATCACTTGCGTTTGATCCTTTGTAAACTACAAGGCCGGAGGGATTAACAACCTCTCTGTACTCGTTGGGGACAAAGTTATTTGTATCTGTGTGCAGGTCCACGTTGATTGCTAATACCGGCGCCGTTAGCAGTTGACACCTTCTTGTTGAAACTGGGAGTCTCAGGGGAAATCGATCCTTGGTATCTTTGCCAAGGGAAAACTGCCGCTACACTGCATCTCTACCTTCCACTTGGGGTAACCAACGAGGGGGCGAGAAGCCATCAGTCGGCAGGACCGGAGGGGTCAACAGGCCTTTCTTCAGCAATAAAATCCTCATCTTGCAGTGGCGGGTCGTTGGGTACGTCTTCacgaatagccgcttcaagatctggggCGTTGTCCGGTTCAGGGGAAGtttcttcttcggccgctttatccaggcaagccttcttgctcggcctaggcttggccctgaaaagGCGTAATAATAGTCAAATACAGGATATGTTACATAGTGATACACCAGAAATggtatgataagtatagcttacccaagcaccgttttgagtggtggcagctgagtagccgatgactcgccagaggatgaatgggaagtgacctgataatcggagtcagatggattaagaggttgacgaaaacagcccgctttaggacaagcactgacaagcaaattagagacctctgaacggcgtttctgaaccggactgttcggtaaaccggcggaggtaactacctggccgctgtgccgagttgtgcggcgagcttcatgctgttgggtcttcataagaaatttgggatccaagcaagcaagaggatgagaaaatttaattttccggtttgcctgacggatttttagtgaaggcaaaggattTGAATCAGAggagagaatagttacctctacaacatcagcattactggcttcggcatcatcctgacaaatatcatcatcaataaggcatgtgaaaagtaagccaagtgaatcaagttctacctcaaggtccgggttacccacatcgtcatcagcagccggatcagaagatgcagtggttttcCTCTTATGAGCAGGCCTCTTAACGACTTTGGTCTTTGGCCGGATtggtctttccggtttgtctggtttcttgggtttctcctgaggaagcttcttgctccaaaacggatcatcaccctgattAAGCAGCAACTGATATTAAAGAATATACAAAAATGGCAGTAATATATTTAATGAAAGGTACGGTCAAAATCTTACATATGgtggtttgttggtagcacagaagggaagcaggccagtTCGAGCACAGAGGTGTTCCGGttcgttcaacattttcttcacagCTTCTGTGACCTCGTCATCTGTGAGCTGGATGTTAACATGTCGGAGTGGGTCATTGACACTACCAgtgtactcgcacatcaaaccagaGCGCTGGCTGAGGGGCAGtgtgctccatgatatccaacagcgtgcgagatcaactcctgttaaaccgttggccatgaaggctctgagctgggagagttgaggagcatatttacttctttccttggcagtcaacctttgcggaaaagggtgtgtattgctaagccgctccggacgaaagccaggcaaaggattttcattagcaggggaggtgtctttgcaatagaaccatgtttgattccactccttGAGGTGACTGTGTAGTTTGGCGTGAGGGTAAGTGacctcttttcttttctgaatcgccacaccacccaatACCGTGTTGGAGCCATCAGtaaattctgtgcggcggtttagatggaagcagTCTCTAAACAACTCAGTTGTGGGTTCCTCTTGAAagtatacctcacagagcacttggaagtgacatatattggtaacagagttggggccagtgtcttgcggacggagttgaaaattggctaagaCATCTTGAtagaattttgaaccgggcgggTTAAAACCCTGAGCTAAGTGATCTGCAAAAACtacaacctctccttcttgaggtgtgggtggacattctttgccagggaccctccagtggatagtgTCTTTGCTGCTTAAAGCGCCAGTCAGGACCAGATTGTTCAATTGAGTTTCTGTGACGcgggaaggagcccagttgcactcatatacttgtttggccatgatgaaatctacaaaataaataaatccgGTTCAAGAATGTGTTGGGACAAGTGTGCACCGGTgtgtacaatgttaaaccggagacagctaCATTTAAACCGGCGTTCTATGAAGCGGAAGTGTCTGGTTaaagagttctggcggttcaacaaggggactaatggtatataccggtttattaaTTTTTTCTAcactaagttaaaccgcctgatctaaacattgaagcaattgaggttgcggatggctaagtataCAGAAACAGGTTTCGCAAGGTCCTGCGATagcgatggatctgaagcaagttcagaaaagcaGGAACATATTCAAAAGCTTAAAGCAGAATAGTATTGAATCAATGGGCAGAAAAATATGTGAGATCTATGGTCTTGGGCAGGAAACTACAGGCGGATGCTAAAAGCCACTGCTaatcagagcagggtttcacagatctATCCAGGAACTAATACATGAATATGAACAGTTGATGATACcgcaagaacatgaaaccctagaacagatctaggtCGAGAGGAACAGAGGACTTACCAgagctgaggaagatgcggaagATCGCCGCAATTTTCTGGTgagttcaggttgatgcagcggccaaggttggtgctcaagatgacggcggcggcggagctctgaaGCTGGCAACAcaaggaagacgaagaagagaggGCACGAAGaggagaaaggaaatgacccttcggtcctatttataaagcaagAGGACGTGTGTCAGGCACGACAAACCAGGGGGCACggaacggagctgtcgcctcgattttcgcagatctattaaacaaagaagaTATCATGAATGTtgtaatgacgtcatgccggtttatagcaacaagagaagatgacatcacgacggTTCAACAATTGCAAGAAGACGTTGAAGACGAAgattttttgctaaggattgatatgaaccagttcaaatcaatctggggcctaatgttggggatattactactgggcgtaaaccggcctatctgggccgggttaacttcgtcagtagttcaaaggtgttaaagccCAAGGATGAAGATaagggcccaaggcctgtagtcggtttagaacctgtagccgtaaaccggcctggtatgtaaacttgtgttgtaagttaggaataaggagagaccaacccggatacgagtatgaaccggtgttgggactctgtgaaccggtgggcgtcacccgtgtatataaggggacgacccggcggcggttcagaaaaacagacaacaactcgaggcttaggcgaagcttgtttgctccctggtcattgaaaccgcatcaattccatcacaactagacgtaggcttttaccttcatcgaaggggccgaactagtataaaactctctgcgtccttgtgtccgctttaaaccccttcaagttaacccgttgcgatggctccacgactaagtcctttctctaggacatctgccgtgacaaaaccacgacaatccccaagcttaattcctgctcgtcctcgagtaggtaaatgataacagaaataatttatgaagtgtgaatgctagaaagtgcttaagtttgatcaatgataattccaatcactttttctagcatcattatatgtcataacaatagctcatctcataaaacttttcgtGATCAGGTAACAAGCAAATAACAtgtttaaagtatagatcataaactttcttgaaaactaacaaacaatattctcagtcatcaaacaattgtaattcatcttattcaggaagagtctatgtcagagctttgatttagcaaactccacatactcaactatcatttagtctttcacaattgctaacactcacgcgataattattgggttcaaagttttaaccagacatagagaaagataggggcttatagattcgcctcccaaccttttacatcaagggtaatgtcaacaataatagttcatgatgccttacatccaattggatatatatatatatatatatatatatatatatatatatatatatatatatatatatatagggtcgcgctattcgtcaccctgggtgaggaattctTATTCCTCACCCCAGCCAAATCATGTAGGCACATGCAACTTGCAAGTATGCCAACCGTGGAGGCTTCTATTCTGAGGTAATTCAAGGCAACTGGGGTAAGATTATAGCGTGTAGGCTGGTGAGGTAATATAGAACATAACAGAGGTAAGATTACAGCGTGGGCTTCAGCCTGGCATGCCCGAAACAACCGTGAGAGAAATTGGCCTGCGATGTAAAATTACTACGAGGTAAGGTGAGCAACAACTCAGCGGAATTCTTTTTTATGTTGTAGTATTTTATTGTGGCATGGGTGCGCTTCAGCCTAGCACAGGTTTAGATGATAAACTGTATATAGGCTACTTAAAATGCTACTCgttaattattatttatttgtattggaaTTGGTTCAGACAAAAAAAGAAGCTAATTTTTTGAACTCCTAAACAAACTCGTAAATACTGCAATCATGTGAAGAGACACACAGATCTGTCTGCTCTCAAAAGTACAGTTTATCTATCTAGCATGCGCCAAGTTCATGGAGCATTGTGCCCATTCTTCATCGTTCTCATTTTTCTTTTACCAGTGGTTGTTTCATGACAAGACAGATAATCTTAGCTCACATTTTGTCTAGCTTTTGGTGGTACAGAACTGTAAGCCATGCTGCAGAGCTTATAGCATTATTCTACAACCAAATCGAGATGGATACTCTCCAGTTTTCAGAATGCTCAAGAAGACAAGCTTCCCGTAACTCTAAACTGGTTTGTTCTGGGCAGTAGAATTTACATTTGAAGAGAAGGATGAAGCATTTGCTGATCCAGAAGGTTTAAGTTAACATTGCAGGTAAGATGTTTCAAGGATTCtccacagctatgtttgcatgcttAATGTTCTTCCAAAGTTAATTTCGATACACATTAATTGTGCAGGTTGGTAATTCAGCATGGTAAGAAGGCCTATCTATAAGGGCAGAGAGCCCCCTTCCATGTCTTGACGTCGATATGTCTCAGATGCTTGACACATCGATCCTGACCATCACCATTGTCTCATTCTTTGCATACCGTCAGCAACTCCATTCCTAGAGATGTTTGCATCTTAGGCTTGAGCTACCTACAGTGTAAATAAAACTGATTATGATTCACTGAGAATTTCATATTTACTGATTAGAGTATAGGGAACAATAAGCAGCATCAATGAAGCACATCCTAGGGGCATAAGGTTAAAGAAATAATGTGTTGAAACAAACGTTGATATGCATATGCAATTCCGACAGAGAAATCATTTTGTAACTACGGGTATGTATATGCATGGAGTTTCAGAACAAATAAACATTAGCTAAGAAGAAAATGAATGGATATTGGTTAACAAAGTAATAGTGTTCTTGTTAACTTGCAAGAGATGATCGGCAGCAAAACAGAAGATTGTAGAAAATGCTAAGAATAAATAAACAACTTACAATCCTTAGTCCAAGTTTTGCTTCTCAAAGAAATGAAGCGCTCACTCTCTTAGAATTTGGTGCAAAACATACTACAATCTGAGAAATAAGCTTGTAATTTTGCCCAAAACAACTAAATTTGTGGATGAAATCAAAATCGAACACATGGTCTAATTTTCATTCTGTTTGGAACATTCGGTACAATTTGGCATCCGCTTTCTCAAAGTATAAAGTTTCTTTGTTGTTTTATGAGCATTAACATCAAAGGTTATGCCAGAAAATAGCACATACGATGCTGTTCAACGAGATGCGATGTTATAGATTTATGATCTAGATGCTGACATAAGTGCACAACAAACAATCTTGGTCGATAAATACTCCAGAAGCACATTTACATATAAAGTCTGGTTTATGCTAGGGAAAATTAATAAGGAATAACATCAATGAACAATACATTTTCAAAGCTTTACAAGTTACATACACCGACAGACTTGCATGCATGCTTGAAAAAATTAGAGCAGATACCCCTTTTCAAGTACCAGTATATAGTATATACATATACACCCAGCCCTTCCAAAAAAATACCGAGATTAGATTTTCTACCTCTCTTTATGAGTATAAACCTTTTGATTCACTGCATATACCATTTTCTTGAATGGAACTGAGGTAATGTCCAGTAGAAGTTTCTAGATTATTTTGTTATCCAGTAAATATCCAGTCAAATAGATCAAGAAATATTGAATGCCCTTGATGGTACCAAAAATAAATGAAAATCCAACTCACAACTATGGTGGAGGGGCTAATCGAAGAATGGGTGTTCACCCCAAGATCAGTGTGAAGTTAAGCAGGTTTTGAATCTAGTCAGACCCTATGTGCCCAAAATCATATTTAGGATAAGCAATCAAGTATATATACTCCACCAACTAAACAATTTGCAAAGAGAAAATTTTATAAAGCTTTGATATAGATGCATCTGAAGTCATGAACTAGATCGGCGGAACACTTTTTTGATATACCTGTCATAGTGCCTTGATTGTCGACAGGAGATGCTTTCTTCTGAATATGCAATAGATAATTGAGCTTTGTCGGTGCCGATTGCTGCTGATATCTCGGCGTGACCAAGTCCCATTGAGCATCCTTTCTGATTTAAATCCCAGGAAGATTTGGATAAAGAGCAAACAGGAACAAGAACAACATGAAATTTGACAATTAAAAACTTAAAAGAAGGAACACCAGATATTATATACTACAAACATGCAAAAGTATAGAGACCCTCCAGGGAGAAGTAATTGTTGCACTTCAACACCCAGAGTAAACCTCAATAGTCAAAACACCTTAAAGAGCAACAGTTCTAATACGGAGTACAACTCTAGTTTCATTAGCTATCTCTGTAATAATTTATAAAATCAATTTCCACGCAATGTTCCTATCCTCAATGAATTGTCTATAGGAAACGTAAGAACTACTTGATGTCTATTAATAACAGATCCATCTTTCTATACCAGCAAATTACTAATTAAAATCCCAGGATTTTTTCCCAATTAAATACCTGCTTCTCGTGTGAATATATATACAATAGGGAGCAAAGTTAAAAATTCAGTTAAGAGAACGGACCTTACTATTTTTGGACTTCTCGATCAACAAATGATTTTGATTGCTGACCGATACATGCACAAATTAGTAATTCCAGAAAATTTACCAAGCAAAAATCCAGAATCGTTTTGCAACTATGGATGCCTAGTGCACTCAGTTGATCTTGAGTAACCTAAAACCTGTAGACAGTAGACACTTGTATGGATTCTTTACCAAAAAAATGCATGAATTGACGAGATTCTGGAGATACTAGAAATCGCACGTGCATGCAAATTAGTTAACCTGGGTGGAAATGAAGGCAGCCGTGGGACAGCTTGTAGACTTACGAGTCGATGGCCTTCCTGCAAGGCAATTAAGCACATCGATCAGGGTGAGCGAGGATGGAAAGGAGACAAGAGGGAGGAGTGGAGAGACCAGGCGTGGAAGCAGGGGACCATCGCCACGAGCAACGAAGGGGGCTGGGGATCGATGCGGACTGCGACACGGCCGCCGGCGGGCGAAGCCGTCACCCGCCGCGAAGCCTCCTGCAGCACAGCTCGCCTCGCTGCTGCCTCCGGCCAACCTTCCACCCCCAGTGCCGCACTCATCAGGGGTCGACCAGCAGCTACCACGAGCTCGCCGCCGACACCTCTCTCCGTCGCCGCCGAAACTGCTCGCCGCTTTCGATCCAAGAACTACGGAGGTTATCCGTtcatttcctttttttttctttgacgAAAAGAGTGGGTTTGCCAACCGTCGCTTGGAAAAAAATATAGTCCGGCTGGAGAGCGTCTGGCTTGAAGAGCGGTGCGATGGGCCAGGGAGCAGGGTCCTGGCTGGCTGGGTTGTTCGACCAGGGTGAAGAAATTCTTATTCTTCACCCTGGGTCTTAAATagactttctatatatatatatatatatatatatatatatacatatatatatatcagaatctttccaacacaaggtgcttgccaaaagataaaatgtaaaaaggaaaggtgaaaatcaccatgactcgtgcataagggtaagagataaaagtaaaagataggcccttcgcagagggaagcagaggttgccatgtgctttcaggtttgtatgcacaaaatcttaatgcaaaagaacgttactttatattgccacttgtgatatggacctttattatgcagtccgtcacttttatttcttccacatcacaagatcgtataaagcttatttcctccacaccaatcaatcatacataattagagggcaatttttattggttgcaccgatgacaacttacttgaaggatcttactcaatacataggtaggtatggtgaactctcatggcaaaacttggtttaaggatatttggaagcacaattagtatatctacttagtgcaaagaatttggctagcatgagggggaaaggcaagctcaatgtgttgggcgatccatgacaatatactttatttcagatataagaaaacataacccattacgttgtcttccttgtccaacatcaaccttttagcatgtcatattttaatgagtgctcacaactacaaaagatgtccaagatagtatatttatatgtgaaatccctctcccttcaatattctttcatgaattgttcaagtgaccagttctatgtttgctaactttcaataagtttactacctatacttattacgtgtgaagtcattactccccatgttataagcatacgaaacatatataaattcagatttatgacattcaacttattcaaccatttactcctaggatatacatgaagcacatgagtaaatgacaaactacttcaaaagatatgagtgaagaacactgagtagtcaaataattaaatagccatgggaggattctttttcattcaaaaattcagatccaatgattttattcaaacagcaagcaaaattgaaaatacgctccaagcaaaacacatatcatgtgacgaataaaaatatagctccgagtagggtataccgatagttttgaagacgaaataggggatgtcttccggggcatccccaagcttaggcacttgagtcttccttgaatattaccttggggtgccttgggcatccccaagcttagggtctttccactccttattctcctcatatcgatatctcacccaaaacttgaaaacttcaatcacacaaaacttaaccaaacttcgtgagataggttagtatgataaagagcaaaccattcactttggtactgtcaaagacaaggttcataattgttctcacacaatgcctactgtaccatatcatttctacaatttatattgagaaatataagtcatagaaactagaaaacaagcaaactatgcaatgaaaacagaatctgtcagaaacagaacagtctgtaatgatctaaacataaaccatacttctgctactccaaaaattattaaataaattggtggacgtgaggaatttgtatattaatcttctgcaaaaagaatcaactcaaaatcactcttctgtagaaaatgacatctattctcgcgagcgcaaagtttctgttttttacagcaagatcacattgactttctcctaagtcttcccaaaggtcttacttggcactttattgaaagaaaagctataaaacatgattactacagtatcttaatcatgtgagcACACAAAATAAGTAAgggaaaatattgggttgtctcccaacaagcgcttttctttaatgccttttagctaggcatgatgatttcaatgatgctcacataaaaagataggaattgaagcacaacgagagcatcttgaagaatatgactagcacatttaaatataacctacttcctatgcctagggattttgtgcgcacacaatttataa is a genomic window containing:
- the LOC123090673 gene encoding uncharacterized protein, giving the protein MSAALGVEGWPEAAARRAVLQEASRRVTASPAGGRVAVRIDPQPPSLLVAMVPCFHAWKAIDSKDAQWDLVTPRYQQQSAPTKLNYLLHIQKKASPVDNQGTMTGSSSLRCKHL